The window CAACTTTCACACTCTGTACCACGGGTTTAGCTTTAGCAACTGCTTTTTTAACCGTTTTTTCGGCAGTTTTTTCCGATTTACTTAATGGCTTTGCCGCCGTTTTTTTAACTTCTTTAGCTTTCTCTTTTGATGAATGTACCAGATCATCTATTTTTTGTCCAACCTCGGCTTTTACAATGGTAAATTTCTTGGTCAGTTTTTTTGCAACGCGCTTACTGGCTTTCCCTACTTCCACACTGATTTCCGATACATCATGACCTAAACTTTTGATTACTTCCAGAAATTTGTCGGTGATAGATTGCTCCAATTGTTTCTTAACTTCCTTTTTCGTTATCTTTTTTTGAGACTTCGGTTTAGTGGTTTTCATATTATTTTTCGTTTTTTTGTGAGGACAGAATAATTTCTACTAAATCTACTTATTTTTTTACTTTAAAGCTAAAACCATGCCTTCTTTTGATATAGTAAGTAAAGTTGATGCGCAAACGCTCGACAATGCCGTTAACAATGCAAAAAAAGAAATCCTTAACAGATACGACTTTAACGGTTCGAAAAGCACCATCGATCTGGATAAAAAAGCAAACGTAATCACCATTGTTACCGAAGATGATATGCGTTTAAAAGCCATTGAAGATTCGATCATTTCAAGGATGATGAAACAGAACCTTGATCCAAAAAGTTTAGATTTTGGCGACGAACAACAGGCTTCGGGCAATATGATCCGCAAAGAAATCAGCATTAAAGAAGGATTAGACAAAGAAGCCGCCAAAAAAGTGGTTGCGAAGATCAAAGCCAGCGGC is drawn from Pedobacter sp. HDW13 and contains these coding sequences:
- a CDS encoding YajQ family cyclic di-GMP-binding protein translates to MPSFDIVSKVDAQTLDNAVNNAKKEILNRYDFNGSKSTIDLDKKANVITIVTEDDMRLKAIEDSIISRMMKQNLDPKSLDFGDEQQASGNMIRKEISIKEGLDKEAAKKVVAKIKASGLKVQPSIMDDQVRVTAKKIDDLQAVISLCRGEDFGQPLQYINMRN